In the genome of Cryptomeria japonica chromosome 8, Sugi_1.0, whole genome shotgun sequence, one region contains:
- the LOC131857673 gene encoding uncharacterized protein LOC131857673 gives MGIDSRQGHPSFQVSNGEGIKEVEECHPPLKIDSEAIAECENERVAKEINVIANFVGEEVVNDLMEQFVDEVCDAEELERQMELYNRDKARVWLELEAFLRIHLNEVCIIGGDFNAITKVEDKRGGSIKLPLAAVDFNHWINRNSLMEIQMTENAFTWNNRRIGLCNIAEKLDRFFIHGGLSEFNHTMEAEPLPLSGSDHFPLQLNILSDHSPRKCPFKFESMWFRDDNIINLIEKWWSGSVFLGSKMFIMANKLKLIKRKLLEWNRINFGNIFDKKLSIENDLKDVNTEVLEKGMDEHLFLKEKSLLFEYEKIMSNEEIYWRQKSRETWLNDGDCNTKFFHNSTK, from the exons ATGGGAATAGATTCTAGGCAGGGTCATCCATCCTTTCAAGTCTCAAATGGGGAGGGCATTAAGGAGGTAGAGGAATGCCATCCACCCCTGAAGATTGATTCTGAAGCAATTGCAGAATGTGAGAATGAACGAGTAGCTAAGGAAATTAAcgtcattgccaattttgtaggggaagaagtagtcaACGACCTAATGGAACAATTTGTAGATGAGGTCTGTGATgctgaggaattggaaagacaaaTGGAACTCTAT AATAGGGACAAAGCTCGGGTCTGGTTGGAACTTGAGGCTTTCCTTAGAATTCATCTGAACGAAGTTTGTATCATTggtggagacttcaatgccatcactaaggtAGAAGACAAAAGAGGAGGCAGTATCAAGCTCCCTCTAGCGGCTGTAGACTTCAATCACTGGATCAATAGGAATTCTCTGATGGAAATCCAGATGACAGAGAATGCCTTTACATGGAACAACAGAAGGATAGGTTTATGTAACATTGCAGAGAAACtggataggttctttatccatggggggctctCGGAGTTCAATCACACCATGGAAGCAGAGCCTCTTCCTTTATCAGGTTCTGACCACTTTCCACTTCAACTTAACATATTGTCAGATCACTCTCCTAGaaaatgccccttcaaatttgaaagcatgtggttcagagatgataacatCATAAACCTAATTGAAAAGTGGTGGAGTGGCTCAGTGTTCTTAGGTTCGAAAATGTTTATTATGGCAAACAAGCTAAAGCTTATCAAGAGGAAGCTCTTGGAGTGGAATAGGATTAATTTTGGTAATATTTtcgataagaaactctcaatagaaaatgatcttaaggaTGTTAACACTGAAGTGctggagaaggggatggatgaacatctcttccttaagGAAAAATCATTACTCTTTGAGTATGAAAAGATTATGTCAAATGAAGAGATTtactggagacaaaaatcaagggagacttGGTTGAATGATGGGGATTGcaacaccaagttcttccacaatagcacCAAGTAA